The Rhododendron vialii isolate Sample 1 chromosome 8a, ASM3025357v1 genome has a window encoding:
- the LOC131335823 gene encoding 3-ketoacyl-CoA synthase 6 gives MPQILPDFSASVKLKYVKLGYQYLVNHILTFLLIPVMAGILIEVLRMGPQEIVGVVKSLGLDTVQILCSSFLIVFVSTVYFMSKPRSIYLVDYACYKPPVTCRVPFATFMEHSRLILKDSPKSVDFQMRILERSGLGEETCLPPAIHYIPPTPTMASARGEAEVVIFSALDSLFQKTNLKPKDIDILIVNCSLFSPTPSLSAMIVNKYKLRSNIKSFNLSGMGCSAGVVSIDLARDLLQVVPNSNAVVVSTEIITPNYYQGDERAMLLPNCLFRMGGAAILLSNKRREKGRAKYKLVHVVRTHKGSDDKAYKCVFEEEDDQGKVGIRLSKDLMVIAGEALKSNITTMGPLVLPASEQLLFLFTLIGRKIFNLKWKPYIPDFKQAFDHFCIHAGGRAVIDELQKNLQLSAEHVEASRMALHRFGNTSSSSLWYELNYIEAKGRMKKGDRVWQIAFGSGFKCNSAVWKCNRTVRTPSDGPWQDCIDKYPVHIPEIVKL, from the exons atgcCGCAAATACTGCCGGACTTCTCCGCGTCCGTGAAGCTCAAGTACGTAAAACTGGGCTACCAGTACCTCGTAAACCACATTCTGACCTTCTTGCTGATTCCGGTGATGGCCGGAATCCTGATCGAAGTCCTCCGAATGGGACCGCAGGAGATCGTGGGCGTCGTGAAATCGCTCGGCTTGGACACAGTCCAAATCCTCTGCTCGTCGTTCCTGATCGTGTTCGTTTCCACCGTCTACTTCATGTCCAAGCCCCGGTCGATCTACCTCGTCGACTACGCGTGCTACAAGCCCCCCGTCACGTGCCGCGTCCCCTTCGCCACCTTCATGGAGCACTCCAG GTTAATCCTCAAGGACAGTCCCAAAAGCGTGGACTTCCAAATGCGAATCCTGGAACGCTCCGGCCTCGGCGAGGAAACCTGCCTTCCCCCGGCCATCCACTACatcccccccacccccaccatGGCCTCCGCCCGGGGCGAGGCCGAGGTCGTCATCTTCTCCGCCCTCGACTCCCTCTTCCAGAAAACCAACCTCAAGCCCAAAGACATCGACATCCTCATCGTCAACTGCAGCCTCTTCTCCCCCACCCCCTCCCTCTCCGCCATGATTGTCAACAAGTACAAGCTCCGCAGCAACATCAAGAGCTTCAACTTGTCCGGCATGGGGTGCAGCGCGGGGGTCGTCTCCATCGACCTGGCCCGGGACCTGCTCCAGGTCGTCCCGAACTCCAACGCGGTCGTGGTGAGCACGGAGATCATCACGCCGAACTACTACCAGGGGGACGAGAGGGCGATGCTGCTGCCGAACTGTTTGTTCAGGATGGGTGGCGCCGCGATCCTGCTGTCGAacaagaggagggagaaggGGCGGGCCAAGTATAAGTTGGTTCACGTGGTGAGGACGCATAAAGGGTCGGACGATAAGGCGTACAAGTGTGTGtttgaggaagaagatgatcaGGGGAAGGTCGGAATCCGGCTCTCCAAGGATCTCATG GTAATTGCCGGTGAAGCCTTGAAATCCAACATCACCACAATGGGACCGTTGGTCCTCCCGGCATCCGAGCaactcctcttcctcttcaccCTCATCGGCCGCAAGATCTTCAACCTCAAATGGAAACCCTACATCCCCGATTTCAAACAAGCGTTCGACCACTTCTGCATCCACGCCGGCGGCAGGGCCGTTATCGACGAGCTCCAGAAAAACCTCCAGTTGTCGGCGGAGCACGTGGAGGCGTCCAGGATGGCTCTCCACCGATTCGGAAACACCTCGTCGTCTTCGTTGTGGTACGAGCTGAACTACATCGAGGCGAAAGGGAGGATGAAGAAAGGGGACCGGGTCTGGCAGATCGCGTTCGGGAGCGGGTTTAAGTGTAACTCCGCTGTCTGGAAGTGTAACCGGACCGTTAGAACACCGAGCGACGGGCCGTGGCAAGACTGCATTGATAAGTATCCAGTCCACATTCCAGAAATCGTCAAGCTCTAG
- the LOC131336441 gene encoding cytokinin hydroxylase-like, with protein MASVLLLALLVMFLTSFIKAACEIISCYFLTPRRIKKTMEIQGVFGPKPRFLTGNILDTATLVSKHTSRDMDSISHDIVGRLLPHFLTWSQDYGKRFIYWNGIEPRMCLTETDLIKELLSKYSTKAGKSWLQQQGSKHFIGRGLLMANGDDWHHQRHIVAPAFTGDKLKGYAGYMVDCTRQMLQSLHDAVEAGQTELEIGEYMSRLTADIISRTEFDCSYEKGQQIFHLLTVLQRLCAQSSRHLCFPGSRFFPTKYNRETKSLKTEVERLLMEIIQSRKDCAEIGRSSSYGNDLLGMLLDEMRRKKSGNGFVISLRNMMQLIMDECKTFFFAGHETTALLLTWTVMLLATDPKWQEKVREEVNEVCNNNGEPPSVDHLSKLNLLKMVINESLRLYPPASVLPRMAFEDFKLGDLHIPKGLSIWIPVLAIHHSEELWGKDVNEFNPNRFASKSFSTGRFIPFAAGPRNCVGQSFAMMEAKIILAMLITRFKFTISENYRHAPIIVLTVKPKYGVQIRLTPLSS; from the exons ATGGCATCTGTGCTATTGCTGGCTCTGTTGGTTATGTTTCTCACCTCGTTCATCAAAGCTGCTTGTGAAATTATAAGTTGTTACTTTCTAACACCAAGAAGGATCAAGAAAACCATGGAAATTCAAGGAGTGTTTGGCCCAAAACCCCGGTTTCTAACCGGCAATATCTTGGATACGGCCACCCTCGTCTCCAAACACACCTCCAGAGACATGGACTCCATCAGCCACGACATCGTCGGCCGCCTCCTGCCGCATTTCCTCACTTGGTCTCAAGATTACG GAAAGAGATTCATATATTGGAACGGAATCGAGCCGCGGATGTGCTTAACCGAGACCGACCTCATCAAAGAGCTTCTATCCAAGTACAGCACCAAAGCAGGCAAATCATGGCTGCAACAACAAGGATCAAAGCACTTCATCGGGCGCGGCCTACTCATGGCCAACGGCGATGACTGGCATCACCAGCGACACATTGTCGCTCCAGCCTTCACGGGAGACAAACTTAAG GGGTATGCAGGGTACATGGTGGATTGCACTAGGCAAATGCTCCAATCACTTCATGATGCAGTTGAGGCAGGTCAAACCGAGTTGGAGATAGGAGAGTACATGAGTCGGCTCACCGCGGACATCATCTCACGAACCGAGTTCGATTGCAGCTACGAGAAGGGTCAGCAAATATTCCATCTGTTGACGGTTCTGCAGCGTCTTTGCGCCCAATCAAGCCGGCACTTATGCTTCCCTGGAAGTCG GTTTTTTCCCACAAAGTACAACAGAGAGACAAAATCACTGAAGACGGAGGTGGAGAGGCTACTAATGGAGATAATACAGAGCAGAAAGGACTGTGCAGAAATTGGTCGGAGCAGTTCGTACGGGAACGATTTACTGGGCATGCTATTGGACGAAATGCGAAGAAAGAAATCAGGAAATGGGTTTGTAATCAGCTTAAGAAACATGATGCAATTGATAATGGATGAATGCAAGACCTTCTTCTTTGCCGGGCATGAGACCACCGCTCTGTTGCTGACTTGGACCGTGATGCTTCTTGCTACAGACCCGAAATGGCAGGAGAAGGTTAGGGAAGAGGTGAACGAGGTCTGCAACAACAATGGAGAACCACCTTCTGTTGACCATCTCTCAAAACTCAACTTG TTAAAAATGGTAATCAATGAATCACTAAGGCTCTATCCACCAGCCTCTGTTCTACCCAGGATGGCCTTCGAAGATTTCAAATTGGGTGACCTCCATATCCCAAAGGGACTGTCAATTTGGATCCCGGTTCTAGCCATTCACCACAGTGAAGAATTGTGGGGCAAAGACGTCAATGAATTCAACCCTAACCGGTTCGCCTCCAAGTCGTTTTCAACCGGCCGGTTCATCCCTTTTGCGGCCGGTCCAAGAAATTGTGTTGGCCAGTCTTTTGCCATGATGGAAGCTAAGATCATCTTAGCCATGTTGATAACCCGGTTCAAATTCACTATTTCGGAGAATTACCGGCATGCCCCTATAATAGTCCTCACTGTAAAACCCAAGTACGGAGTTCAAATCCGTTTGACGCCGTTGAGTTCGTGA